In the Hordeum vulgare subsp. vulgare chromosome 7H, MorexV3_pseudomolecules_assembly, whole genome shotgun sequence genome, one interval contains:
- the LOC123410526 gene encoding uncharacterized protein LOC123410526, which produces MGRKASRLRRRRQPSPSTSSSPAPASSSREFAITQSPSKLSNPSVSTPPGVLGHQGWADLPDKLLHSIVPLLGSFIDLIAFASTCGSWRAAFSSYPSKSTICTKLPPLLVRPNIRVQAPHLPSSNGRHKLRTCKVIDLANQNRALHCQIPQETFQRMRFAGSSYGHLICCRQGKCLIVDVFTGAEVSPPCLPFSGDCEEEFYFGGTLTAPLASPNCHLLVSTQSSLFDWPVGSDSWSELKLSDARIDQIVEFNGQFIAMDYSQRIYILKFAPQLGLQEITTEWWDDRTECPYLRPWLVVCGDMLLMVDHYMSLSFGASVLYKPFRLDMSTRPAKWVEVKKLDNWALFVGGDVRSPPFSCLTPEKWGGRSNCLYYAHYSQPWSIHGLGDAADAVWDPSTDPDLVYKRNWYGQLQAFWVYPSMFYSDAPVPSGHQDWADLPDNLLHSIVPLLESFLDLIAFASTCCSWRAAFSSYPSKSTLCTKLPPLLVRPNVRVQAPHLPSSNGRHKLRTCKVIDLANQNRALHCQIPQETFQRMRFAGSSYGHLICCRQGKCLIVDVFTGAEVSPPCLPFSGDCEEEFYFGGTLTAPLASPNCHLLVSTQSSLFDWPVGSDSWSELKLSDARIDQIVEFNGQFIAMDYCQRIYILKFAPQLGLQEITTKWWDGMTECPYLRPWLVVCGDMLLIVDHYISFSFGAPVLYKPYRLDMSTRPAKWVEVKKLDNWTLFVGGDMRSPPFSCLSPEKWGGRSNCLYYAHYSQPWSVHGFGDTAHAVWDPSTDPDLVYKRNWYGQLQAFWVYPSMFYSDGQ; this is translated from the exons ATGGGAAGGAAAGCGAGCCGCCTGCGGCGACGCCGCCAGCCGtcgccgtcgacgtcgtcgtcgccaGCGCCTGCATCCTCCTCAAG AGAGTTTGCCATCACGCAAAGCCCGAGCAAATTGTCTAACCCATCTGTCTCCACTCCCCCAGGAGTGTTGGGGCACCAAGGTTGGGCTGACCTCCCAGATAAACTGCTTCACTCCATTGTTCCTCTGTTGGGATCTTTCATCGACCTTATTGCGTTTGCTAGCACCTGTGGTTCTTGGCGTGCTGCCTTCTCTTCGTACCCATCCAAATCGACCATCTGCACCAAACTCCCGCCTCTCCTCGTCCGACCCAATATTCGTGTCCAAGCCCCTCATCTCCCTTCCAGCAATGGTCGGCACAAGCTACGCACATGTAAGGTCATTGATCTAGCCAACCAGAACAGAGCCCTCCACTGCCAGATTCCTCAAGAAACTTTCCAGAGGATGCGTTTTGCTGGCTCTTCGTATGGCCATCTCATCTGCTGCCGCCAAGGAAAGTGTCTTATTGTTGATGTTTTCACTGGTGCCGAGGTTTCACCTCCATGTCTCCCATTCAGTGGTGACTGCGAGGAGGAGTTCTACTTTGGTGGCACCCTGACAGCTCCCCTTGCATCGCCGAACTGCCATCTCCTTGTCAGCACTCAATCCTCCCTGTTTGATTGGCCGGTTGGAAGTGACTCTTGGTCTGAACTCAAGCTTTCGGATGCACGGATAGATCAGATTGTGGAATTCAATGGTCAGTTCATTGCCATGGATTATTCCCAGAGGATCTACATTCTGAAGTTTGCCCCCCAGCTTGGCCTGCAGGAGATAACAACTGAGTGGTGGGACGACAGGACTGAATGCCCATATCTAAGACCATGGTTGgtggtctgtggtgatatgcttcTCATGGTTGACCATTACATGAGCTTATCATTTGGAGCATCAGTCTTGTATAAACCCTTCCGCCTTGATATGTCAACCAGACCTGCAAAATGGGTGGAGGTGAAGAAGCTGGACAACTGGGCACTCTTTGTAGGGGGTGATGTGAGGAGCCCGCCGTTTTCTTGTTTGACCCCGGAGAAGTGGGGAGGGAGGAGCAACTGCCTGTACTATGCCCATTACTCTCAGCCTTGGAGCATACATGGATTAGGTGACGCGGCAGATGCTGTGTGGGATCCTTCCACCGACCCTGATCTTGTGTACAAGAGGAACTGGTATGGCCAGCTACAGGCTTTCTGGGTGTATCCAAGCATGTTCTATTCTGATGCCCCAGTACCGTCGGGGCACCAAGACTGGGCTGACCTCCCAGATAACCTGCTTCACTCCATTGTTCCTCTGTTGGAGTCCTTTCTCGACCTTATTGCGTTTGCTAGCACCTGTTGTTCTTGGCGTGCTGCATTCTCTTCATATCCATCCAAATCGACCTTGTGCACCAAACTCCCGCCTCTCCTCGTCCGACCCAATGTCCGTGTCCAAGCCCCTCATCTCCCTTCCAGCAATGGTCGTCACAAGCTACGCACATGTAAGGTCATTGATCTAGCCAACCAGAACAGAGCCCTCCACTGCCAGATTCCTCAAGAAACTTTCCAGAGGATGCGTTTCGCTGGCTCTTCCTATGGGCATCTCATCTGCTGCCGCCAAGGAAAGTGTCTTATTGTTGATGTTTTCACTGGTGCCGAGGTTTCACCTCCATGTCTCCCATTCAGTGGTGACTGTGAGGAGGAGTTCTACTTTGGTGGCACCCTGACAGCTCCCCTTGCATCGCCTAACTGCCATCTCCTTGTCAGCACTCAATCCTCCCTGTTTGATTGGCCGGTTGGAAGTGACTCTTGGTCTGAACTCAAGCTTTCGGATGCACGGATAGATCAGATTGTGGAATTCAATGGTCAATTCATTGCCATGGATTATTGCCAGAGGATCTACATTCTGAAGTTTGCCCCCCAGCTTGGCCTGCAGGAGATAACTACAAAGTGGTGGGATGGCATGACTGAGTGCCCATATCTAAGACCATGGCTGGTGGTCTGCGGCGATATGCTTCTCATAGTTGACCATTACATAAGCTTTTCATTTGGAGCACCAGTCCTGTATAAACCCTACCGCCTTGACATGTCAACCAGACCTGCAAAATGGGTGGAGGTGAAGAAGCTGGACAACTGGACACTCTTTGTCGGGGGTGATATGAGAAGCCCGCCGTTCTCTTGCTTGAGCCCAGAGAAGTGGGGAGGGAGGAGCAACTGCCTGTACTACGCCCATTACTCTCAGCCTTGGAGCGTACATGGCTTTGGTGACACGGCACATGCTGTATGGGATCCTTCCACCGACCCTGATCTTGTGTACAAGAGAAACTGGTATGGCCAGCTTCAGGCCTTCTGGGTGTACCCAAGCATGTTCTATTCTGATGGCCAGTGA
- the LOC123410220 gene encoding wall-associated receptor kinase 1-like isoform X3, with product MDGGRDGRRFLSLSCSAARAIGIWATACVALGSPREGGGDGQPWTTIQRPAPGTGKWGSGADAGHAIADLRMKNRSSSSLDSKPVVTAVAVSQPVHSTLVERLEYLVSGQRILWDTINVNIETVIEWSIVDQTSCSSSKEDSNYACVSHHSECMVPFTHVGYVCRCKSGYGGNPYISGGCLPDHGYSSRPRKANCSRWCGNISVPFPFGIEEGCSARKTFELHCSDTTLPILQTYGGLIDVTYINVSEGLLGIKYDSSFGEEIFNTILQSSEPQEPTLYVDPLESASVRWAVDSLTCQEAKKNASGYACVSIHSSCLGVISSNKSYVGYRCACLDGFEGNPYITDGCEDIDECKRTPGLCKGNCHNTVGNYTCTKCPDHTEYDITKMQCTPVRKQNLLLGIVIGLSSGFGMLLFGLIAIFLIRRWKRDVQEKLRRKYFRTNKGLLLEQLISADENASENTKIFSIQELKKATNNFDLARILGHGGHGTVYKGILSNQHVVAIKKSQIIREGEISDFINEVAILSQINHRNIVKLFGCCLETEVPLLVYDFIPNGSLFEILHHDPSNIVSLTWNDCLRIASETAGALCYLHSAASISIFHRDVKSSNILLDVNNTAKVSDFGASRTVPMDQTHLVTAVQGTFGYLDPEYYQTGQLNQKSDVYSFGVVLLELLIRKKPIFTAESGMAESLCNYFLLEIRSRQPKEIVAAQVLEEATEEEINGVASLAEKCLRLKGEERPTMKEVETTLQQLRMNRTNSSQVDPSAEQEMQGHQSMTMNLAGRTYNVASQRSQNACYSLEQEFLASASLPR from the exons ATGGACGGGGGCAGAGATGGGCGccgctttctctctctctcgtgcaGCGCCGCCAGGGCGATTGGGATTTGGGCGACGGCCTGTGTCGCTCTTGGATCTCCACGAGAAGGGGGTGGCGACGGGCAGCCGTGGACCACCATCCAGCGGCCGGCACCCGGCACTGGCAAGTGGGGCTCAGGGGCAGATGCAGGCCACGCCATAGCTG ATTTGCGAATGAAGAACCGGTCGTCGTCGTCGCTTGATTCCAAACCAGTGGTCACTGCCGTCGCTGTTTCGCAACCAGTTCATTCAACCCTGGTGGAAAGACTGGAGTACCTTGTCAGTGGACAGCG CATCTTGTGGGATACAATCAACGTAAATATTGAGACAGTAATTGAATGGAGTATTGTGGACCAAACGAGCTGCTCCAGCAGCAAGGAAGATAGCAATTATGCATGTGTCAGCCACCACAGCGAATGCATGGTTCCTTTTACTCATGTTGGTTATGTCTGCCGATGCAAAAGCGGTTATGGAGGCAATCCGTATATCTCCGGTGGCTGCTTGCCTGACCACG GGTATAGTTCAAGACCAAGAAAGGCGAATTGTTCTCGATGGTGTGGGAATATCagtgtcccatttccattcggcatAGAAGAAGGCTGTTCTGCGAGGAAAACTTTTGAGCTCCACTGCTCAGACACTACACTACCCATTCTCCAGACTTATGGCGGCCTCATTGATGTGACATACATAAATGTCAGTGAGGGGCTTCTGGGAATCAAATATGACTCAAGTTTTGGAGAGGAAATATTTAACACCATATTGCAATCTTCAGAACCTCAAGAACCAACCTTGTATGTTGATCCCCTGGAATCAGCTTCGGTGCGTTGGGCAGTTGACAGTCTTACATGCCAAGAGGCCAAAAAGAACGCCTCTGGATATGCGTGTGTAAGTATCCATAGCTCCTGCCTCGGTGTCATCAGCTCCAACAAAAGTTATGTTGGATACAGGTGCGCATGCTTGGATGGCTTTGAAGGAAATCCATACATCACAGATGGTTGTGAAG ATATTGATGAGTGCAAACGGACACCAGGACTTTGCAAAGGAAATTGCCACAACACTGTGGGAAACTACACCTGCACCAAGTGCCCTGATCATACAGAGTATGATATAACAAAAATGCAGTGCACTCCCGTTAGAAAGCAAAATCTCCTCTTAG GTATTGTAATTGGGCTTAGCAGTGGCTTTGGCATGCTACTTTTCGGACTAATTGCAATATTTCTCATTCGAAGATGGAAAAGAGATGTCCAGGAGAAACTAAGAAGGAAGTATTTCCGAACGAACAAGGGCCTTCTCTTAGAACAGTTGATATCAGCAGATGAAAATGCGAGTGAGAATACAAAGATTTTCTCCATACAAGAGCTTAAAAAGGCAACAAATAACTTTGATCTTGCACGTATCCTGGGACACGGAGGGCATGGCACAGTCTACAAAGGGATCTTATCAAACCAGCATGTGGTAGCCATAAAAAAATCCCAGATTATCAGGGAAGGTGAGATCAGCGATTTTATCAACGAAGTTGCAATTCTCTCTCAGATAAACCACCGGAATATCGTGAAACTTTTTGGGTGCTGTCTTGAAACTGAGGTCCCCTTACTAGTGTACGACTTCATTCCCAATGGTTCATTATTTGAAATTCTGCATCATGATCCTAGCAACATAGTTTCTTTGACATGGAATGACTGTCTTCGAATAGCGTCAGAAACTGCGGGTGCTCTATGTTATCTCCACTCTGCAGCCTCGATTTCAATCTTCCACCGTGATGTGAAGTCCTCTAACATACTCCTGGACGTGAACAACACTGCAAAGGTTTCAGATTTCGGCGCTTCAAGAACTGTCCCCATGGATCAAACTCATCTTGTCACAGCTGTGCAGGGCACATTCGGCTACTTAGACCCAGAATACTACCAGACTGGGCAGCTAAACCAGAAGAGTGATGTTTACAGTTTTGGTGTGGTGCTCCTAGAACTTCTTATCAGGAAAAAACCTATTTTTACAGCTGAGTCGGGAATGGCCGAGAGCTTGTGTAACTATTTCCTCTTGGAGATCAGGTCGAGGCAACCCAAAGAAATAGTGGCTGCACAAGTTCTTGAAGAAGCGACCGAGGAGGAGATCAATGGGGTTGCTTCTCTTGCGGAAAAGTGCCTGAGGCTAAAAGGTGAGGAAAGGCCTACAATGAAGGAAGTCGAGACAACATTGCAGCAACTGCGAATGAATCGGACAAATTCATCTCAAGTTGATCCATCTGCTGAGCAAGAGATGCAAGGTCACCAGTCCATGACCATGAACCTGGCCGGGAGAACTTATAATGTAGCATCTCAGCGCAGCCAAAACGCCTGCTACAGCTTGGAGCAGGAGTTCCTCGCATCCGCTAGCCTGCCGCGCTAG
- the LOC123410220 gene encoding wall-associated receptor kinase 1-like isoform X2, which translates to MVDTAILEYRASFYLFLPLLTRIISCLLLVSMRKLPTLRGESKTFLRNCIIQAPSVILTSLNFNARQPSLIELHQVWYSMANYSHTKSQTSLKLSIGVNCPVHAMFALLILARILTTIAMTEARASAVLVSVDRSTAQPLNRLISRLETRSLRDDSTGMGSSNFTLPSTSSCANICGNLSFIYPFGIGDGCFRNSDFSLVCNHTTHPPKLFLDDDSTTQVTANIDAGGMTPDAFLVNFSKTIPMKPGVDGYNMSWTPGNSFTALESMVLTIVACDLDVYLVDKNVGNLRLVCKVTCPSKKIAEQVYMQDPRGPGSCSVNAVIFVHTVELQFVRHKTSKMKTHSHLSILWDTINVNIETVIEWSIVDQTSCSSSKEDSNYACVSHHSECMVPFTHVGYVCRCKSGYGGNPYISGGCLPDHGYSSRPRKANCSRWCGNISVPFPFGIEEGCSARKTFELHCSDTTLPILQTYGGLIDVTYINNLKNQPCMLIPWNQLRCVGQLTVLHAKRPKRTPLDMRVCACLDGFEGNPYITDGCEDIDECKRTPGLCKGNCHNTVGNYTCTKCPDHTEYDITKMQCTPVRKQNLLLGIVIGLSSGFGMLLFGLIAIFLIRRWKRDVQEKLRRKYFRTNKGLLLEQLISADENASENTKIFSIQELKKATNNFDLARILGHGGHGTVYKGILSNQHVVAIKKSQIIREGEISDFINEVAILSQINHRNIVKLFGCCLETEVPLLVYDFIPNGSLFEILHHDPSNIVSLTWNDCLRIASETAGALCYLHSAASISIFHRDVKSSNILLDVNNTAKVSDFGASRTVPMDQTHLVTAVQGTFGYLDPEYYQTGQLNQKSDVYSFGVVLLELLIRKKPIFTAESGMAESLCNYFLLEIRSRQPKEIVAAQVLEEATEEEINGVASLAEKCLRLKGEERPTMKEVETTLQQLRMNRTNSSQVDPSAEQEMQGHQSMTMNLAGRTYNVASQRSQNACYSLEQEFLASASLPR; encoded by the exons ATGGTTGATACTGCCATACTGGAGTATCGtgcttctttttatttatttttgccctTATTAACGAGAATAATAtcatgtcttcttttggtctcaatgaggAAACTTCCTACCCTGAGAGGAGAAAGCAAAACTTTCCTCCGTAACTGCATAATACAGGCCCCATCAGTGATTTTGACATCTTTGAATTTTAATGCCCGtcaaccatctctaatagagctcCACCAGGTGTGGTATTCTATGGCCAATTACTCACACACAAAATCCCAAACATCTCTCAAGCTGAGCATAGGAGTGAATTGCCcagttcatgccatgtttgctttGCTCATACTTGCAAGAATACTTACCACGATAGCGATGACCGAAGCACGAGCATCTGCAGTTTTGGTAAGTGTAGATAGAAGCACCGCCCAGCCTCTGAACCGCTTGATCAGTCGGTTAGAGACTAGATCCCTGCGGGACGACAGCACCGGCATGGGTTCTTCGAATTTTACTCTCCCATCGACCAGCAGTTGTGCCAATATATGTGGTAACTTGAGCTTCATTTACCCATTCGGCATAGGAGACGGCTGCTTCAGGAATTCTGACTTCAGTTTAGTTTGCAACCACACCACTCATCCCCCAAAACTGTTCTTGGATGATGATAGTACGACCCAGGTTACCGCCAATATTGATGCCGGTGGCATGACGCCGGATGCTTTTCTGGTCAATTTTTCTAAAACCATCCCCATGAAACCTGGCGTCGATGGCTACAACATGTCATGGACTCCCGGGAATAGTTTTACCGCTTTAGAGTCGATGGTCCTTACTATCGTTGCTTGTGACTTGGATGTGTACTTGGTAGATAAAAATGTTGGTAATCTTAGGTTGGTTTGTAAGGTAACATGTCCCAGCAAAAAGATTGCAGAGCAAGTGTACATGCAGGATCCTCGTGGGCCTGGGTCGTGCTCTGTAAATGCAGTTATTTTTGTTCATACCGTCGAGTTACAGTTTGTTCGccacaaaacaagcaagatgaaaacACATTCTCATCTCAGCATCTTGTGGGATACAATCAACGTAAATATTGAGACAGTAATTGAATGGAGTATTGTGGACCAAACGAGCTGCTCCAGCAGCAAGGAAGATAGCAATTATGCATGTGTCAGCCACCACAGCGAATGCATGGTTCCTTTTACTCATGTTGGTTATGTCTGCCGATGCAAAAGCGGTTATGGAGGCAATCCGTATATCTCCGGTGGCTGCTTGCCTGACCACG GGTATAGTTCAAGACCAAGAAAGGCGAATTGTTCTCGATGGTGTGGGAATATCagtgtcccatttccattcggcatAGAAGAAGGCTGTTCTGCGAGGAAAACTTTTGAGCTCCACTGCTCAGACACTACACTACCCATTCTCCAGACTTATGGCGGCCTCATTGATGTGACATACATAAAT AACCTCAAGAACCAACCTTGTATGTTGATCCCCTGGAATCAGCTTCGGTGCGTTGGGCAGTTGACAGTCTTACATGCCAAGAGGCCAAAAAGAACGCCTCTGGATATGCGTGT GTGCGCATGCTTGGATGGCTTTGAAGGAAATCCATACATCACAGATGGTTGTGAAG ATATTGATGAGTGCAAACGGACACCAGGACTTTGCAAAGGAAATTGCCACAACACTGTGGGAAACTACACCTGCACCAAGTGCCCTGATCATACAGAGTATGATATAACAAAAATGCAGTGCACTCCCGTTAGAAAGCAAAATCTCCTCTTAG GTATTGTAATTGGGCTTAGCAGTGGCTTTGGCATGCTACTTTTCGGACTAATTGCAATATTTCTCATTCGAAGATGGAAAAGAGATGTCCAGGAGAAACTAAGAAGGAAGTATTTCCGAACGAACAAGGGCCTTCTCTTAGAACAGTTGATATCAGCAGATGAAAATGCGAGTGAGAATACAAAGATTTTCTCCATACAAGAGCTTAAAAAGGCAACAAATAACTTTGATCTTGCACGTATCCTGGGACACGGAGGGCATGGCACAGTCTACAAAGGGATCTTATCAAACCAGCATGTGGTAGCCATAAAAAAATCCCAGATTATCAGGGAAGGTGAGATCAGCGATTTTATCAACGAAGTTGCAATTCTCTCTCAGATAAACCACCGGAATATCGTGAAACTTTTTGGGTGCTGTCTTGAAACTGAGGTCCCCTTACTAGTGTACGACTTCATTCCCAATGGTTCATTATTTGAAATTCTGCATCATGATCCTAGCAACATAGTTTCTTTGACATGGAATGACTGTCTTCGAATAGCGTCAGAAACTGCGGGTGCTCTATGTTATCTCCACTCTGCAGCCTCGATTTCAATCTTCCACCGTGATGTGAAGTCCTCTAACATACTCCTGGACGTGAACAACACTGCAAAGGTTTCAGATTTCGGCGCTTCAAGAACTGTCCCCATGGATCAAACTCATCTTGTCACAGCTGTGCAGGGCACATTCGGCTACTTAGACCCAGAATACTACCAGACTGGGCAGCTAAACCAGAAGAGTGATGTTTACAGTTTTGGTGTGGTGCTCCTAGAACTTCTTATCAGGAAAAAACCTATTTTTACAGCTGAGTCGGGAATGGCCGAGAGCTTGTGTAACTATTTCCTCTTGGAGATCAGGTCGAGGCAACCCAAAGAAATAGTGGCTGCACAAGTTCTTGAAGAAGCGACCGAGGAGGAGATCAATGGGGTTGCTTCTCTTGCGGAAAAGTGCCTGAGGCTAAAAGGTGAGGAAAGGCCTACAATGAAGGAAGTCGAGACAACATTGCAGCAACTGCGAATGAATCGGACAAATTCATCTCAAGTTGATCCATCTGCTGAGCAAGAGATGCAAGGTCACCAGTCCATGACCATGAACCTGGCCGGGAGAACTTATAATGTAGCATCTCAGCGCAGCCAAAACGCCTGCTACAGCTTGGAGCAGGAGTTCCTCGCATCCGCTAGCCTGCCGCGCTAG
- the LOC123410220 gene encoding wall-associated receptor kinase 1-like isoform X1: MVDTAILEYRASFYLFLPLLTRIISCLLLVSMRKLPTLRGESKTFLRNCIIQAPSVILTSLNFNARQPSLIELHQVWYSMANYSHTKSQTSLKLSIGVNCPVHAMFALLILARILTTIAMTEARASAVLVSVDRSTAQPLNRLISRLETRSLRDDSTGMGSSNFTLPSTSSCANICGNLSFIYPFGIGDGCFRNSDFSLVCNHTTHPPKLFLDDDSTTQVTANIDAGGMTPDAFLVNFSKTIPMKPGVDGYNMSWTPGNSFTALESMVLTIVACDLDVYLVDKNVGNLRLVCKVTCPSKKIAEQVYMQDPRGPGSCSVNAVIFVHTVELQFVRHKTSKMKTHSHLSILWDTINVNIETVIEWSIVDQTSCSSSKEDSNYACVSHHSECMVPFTHVGYVCRCKSGYGGNPYISGGCLPDHGYSSRPRKANCSRWCGNISVPFPFGIEEGCSARKTFELHCSDTTLPILQTYGGLIDVTYINVSEGLLGIKYDSSFGEEIFNTILQSSEPQEPTLYVDPLESASVRWAVDSLTCQEAKKNASGYACVSIHSSCLGVISSNKSYVGYRCACLDGFEGNPYITDGCEDIDECKRTPGLCKGNCHNTVGNYTCTKCPDHTEYDITKMQCTPVRKQNLLLGIVIGLSSGFGMLLFGLIAIFLIRRWKRDVQEKLRRKYFRTNKGLLLEQLISADENASENTKIFSIQELKKATNNFDLARILGHGGHGTVYKGILSNQHVVAIKKSQIIREGEISDFINEVAILSQINHRNIVKLFGCCLETEVPLLVYDFIPNGSLFEILHHDPSNIVSLTWNDCLRIASETAGALCYLHSAASISIFHRDVKSSNILLDVNNTAKVSDFGASRTVPMDQTHLVTAVQGTFGYLDPEYYQTGQLNQKSDVYSFGVVLLELLIRKKPIFTAESGMAESLCNYFLLEIRSRQPKEIVAAQVLEEATEEEINGVASLAEKCLRLKGEERPTMKEVETTLQQLRMNRTNSSQVDPSAEQEMQGHQSMTMNLAGRTYNVASQRSQNACYSLEQEFLASASLPR, translated from the exons ATGGTTGATACTGCCATACTGGAGTATCGtgcttctttttatttatttttgccctTATTAACGAGAATAATAtcatgtcttcttttggtctcaatgaggAAACTTCCTACCCTGAGAGGAGAAAGCAAAACTTTCCTCCGTAACTGCATAATACAGGCCCCATCAGTGATTTTGACATCTTTGAATTTTAATGCCCGtcaaccatctctaatagagctcCACCAGGTGTGGTATTCTATGGCCAATTACTCACACACAAAATCCCAAACATCTCTCAAGCTGAGCATAGGAGTGAATTGCCcagttcatgccatgtttgctttGCTCATACTTGCAAGAATACTTACCACGATAGCGATGACCGAAGCACGAGCATCTGCAGTTTTGGTAAGTGTAGATAGAAGCACCGCCCAGCCTCTGAACCGCTTGATCAGTCGGTTAGAGACTAGATCCCTGCGGGACGACAGCACCGGCATGGGTTCTTCGAATTTTACTCTCCCATCGACCAGCAGTTGTGCCAATATATGTGGTAACTTGAGCTTCATTTACCCATTCGGCATAGGAGACGGCTGCTTCAGGAATTCTGACTTCAGTTTAGTTTGCAACCACACCACTCATCCCCCAAAACTGTTCTTGGATGATGATAGTACGACCCAGGTTACCGCCAATATTGATGCCGGTGGCATGACGCCGGATGCTTTTCTGGTCAATTTTTCTAAAACCATCCCCATGAAACCTGGCGTCGATGGCTACAACATGTCATGGACTCCCGGGAATAGTTTTACCGCTTTAGAGTCGATGGTCCTTACTATCGTTGCTTGTGACTTGGATGTGTACTTGGTAGATAAAAATGTTGGTAATCTTAGGTTGGTTTGTAAGGTAACATGTCCCAGCAAAAAGATTGCAGAGCAAGTGTACATGCAGGATCCTCGTGGGCCTGGGTCGTGCTCTGTAAATGCAGTTATTTTTGTTCATACCGTCGAGTTACAGTTTGTTCGccacaaaacaagcaagatgaaaacACATTCTCATCTCAGCATCTTGTGGGATACAATCAACGTAAATATTGAGACAGTAATTGAATGGAGTATTGTGGACCAAACGAGCTGCTCCAGCAGCAAGGAAGATAGCAATTATGCATGTGTCAGCCACCACAGCGAATGCATGGTTCCTTTTACTCATGTTGGTTATGTCTGCCGATGCAAAAGCGGTTATGGAGGCAATCCGTATATCTCCGGTGGCTGCTTGCCTGACCACG GGTATAGTTCAAGACCAAGAAAGGCGAATTGTTCTCGATGGTGTGGGAATATCagtgtcccatttccattcggcatAGAAGAAGGCTGTTCTGCGAGGAAAACTTTTGAGCTCCACTGCTCAGACACTACACTACCCATTCTCCAGACTTATGGCGGCCTCATTGATGTGACATACATAAATGTCAGTGAGGGGCTTCTGGGAATCAAATATGACTCAAGTTTTGGAGAGGAAATATTTAACACCATATTGCAATCTTCAGAACCTCAAGAACCAACCTTGTATGTTGATCCCCTGGAATCAGCTTCGGTGCGTTGGGCAGTTGACAGTCTTACATGCCAAGAGGCCAAAAAGAACGCCTCTGGATATGCGTGTGTAAGTATCCATAGCTCCTGCCTCGGTGTCATCAGCTCCAACAAAAGTTATGTTGGATACAGGTGCGCATGCTTGGATGGCTTTGAAGGAAATCCATACATCACAGATGGTTGTGAAG ATATTGATGAGTGCAAACGGACACCAGGACTTTGCAAAGGAAATTGCCACAACACTGTGGGAAACTACACCTGCACCAAGTGCCCTGATCATACAGAGTATGATATAACAAAAATGCAGTGCACTCCCGTTAGAAAGCAAAATCTCCTCTTAG GTATTGTAATTGGGCTTAGCAGTGGCTTTGGCATGCTACTTTTCGGACTAATTGCAATATTTCTCATTCGAAGATGGAAAAGAGATGTCCAGGAGAAACTAAGAAGGAAGTATTTCCGAACGAACAAGGGCCTTCTCTTAGAACAGTTGATATCAGCAGATGAAAATGCGAGTGAGAATACAAAGATTTTCTCCATACAAGAGCTTAAAAAGGCAACAAATAACTTTGATCTTGCACGTATCCTGGGACACGGAGGGCATGGCACAGTCTACAAAGGGATCTTATCAAACCAGCATGTGGTAGCCATAAAAAAATCCCAGATTATCAGGGAAGGTGAGATCAGCGATTTTATCAACGAAGTTGCAATTCTCTCTCAGATAAACCACCGGAATATCGTGAAACTTTTTGGGTGCTGTCTTGAAACTGAGGTCCCCTTACTAGTGTACGACTTCATTCCCAATGGTTCATTATTTGAAATTCTGCATCATGATCCTAGCAACATAGTTTCTTTGACATGGAATGACTGTCTTCGAATAGCGTCAGAAACTGCGGGTGCTCTATGTTATCTCCACTCTGCAGCCTCGATTTCAATCTTCCACCGTGATGTGAAGTCCTCTAACATACTCCTGGACGTGAACAACACTGCAAAGGTTTCAGATTTCGGCGCTTCAAGAACTGTCCCCATGGATCAAACTCATCTTGTCACAGCTGTGCAGGGCACATTCGGCTACTTAGACCCAGAATACTACCAGACTGGGCAGCTAAACCAGAAGAGTGATGTTTACAGTTTTGGTGTGGTGCTCCTAGAACTTCTTATCAGGAAAAAACCTATTTTTACAGCTGAGTCGGGAATGGCCGAGAGCTTGTGTAACTATTTCCTCTTGGAGATCAGGTCGAGGCAACCCAAAGAAATAGTGGCTGCACAAGTTCTTGAAGAAGCGACCGAGGAGGAGATCAATGGGGTTGCTTCTCTTGCGGAAAAGTGCCTGAGGCTAAAAGGTGAGGAAAGGCCTACAATGAAGGAAGTCGAGACAACATTGCAGCAACTGCGAATGAATCGGACAAATTCATCTCAAGTTGATCCATCTGCTGAGCAAGAGATGCAAGGTCACCAGTCCATGACCATGAACCTGGCCGGGAGAACTTATAATGTAGCATCTCAGCGCAGCCAAAACGCCTGCTACAGCTTGGAGCAGGAGTTCCTCGCATCCGCTAGCCTGCCGCGCTAG